Proteins encoded within one genomic window of Bradyrhizobium sp. 186:
- a CDS encoding succinate dehydrogenase assembly factor 2: protein MTGTTRSSDGLDERRKRILFRCWHRGTREMDLILGRFADAEIGNLSDDELTELERLLEVNDPDLYAAITGDRVLSADVTGALFARIKAYPIADGNA, encoded by the coding sequence ATGACGGGAACGACACGATCGAGCGACGGCCTGGACGAGCGCCGCAAGCGGATTCTGTTCCGCTGCTGGCATCGGGGCACCCGCGAGATGGACCTGATCCTCGGCCGCTTCGCGGATGCCGAGATCGGCAACCTCTCCGATGACGAGCTGACCGAGCTCGAGCGCCTGCTCGAGGTCAACGATCCCGACCTCTATGCCGCCATCACGGGCGACAGGGTGCTCTCGGCTGACGTCACGGGCGCGCTATTTGCCCGCATCAAGGCGTATCCGATCGCGGACGGCAACGCATGA
- the mfd gene encoding transcription-repair coupling factor, translating into MKQPSKSPAELLTPGRALTLANVAEGAEGLVISDLARAIAARPKKPAVSLAVICRDGPRMQQLERALQFFAPDLPVLQFPAWDCQPYDRVSPHGGILAQRLTTLARLASLTGSDKPLIVLTTVNAIVQHVPTRDLVAAQALSVAPGNVVPMDTIVAWLEHNGYNRSSTVREPGEYAVRGGILDLFPAGLDQPVRFDFFGDSLESIRSFDAETQRTLLDMRSLDLVPISEFQLVTDTIRRFRMGYVAEFGAPERDDALYEAVSEGRRHPGMEHWLPLFQDRMDTLFDYLQGAAVAIEPQAEDAVRERFKQIVDYYQARRDAMEHPGGGAIYKPLPPDRLYLTEDEWGKRLGDVPLARLTQFSVPADGASVVDAGARKGRDFAPERNDTTVNVFETVVAHVMALHAQRKKVVITLWTEGSRDRMTSMLRDHKLTHTTSVNSWRTVQATPRNETMLAVLGLESGFETDEIALISEQDILGDRLVRPRKASRKLDNFISEITSLAAGDIVVHVDHGIGRFIGLQTLDVAGAPHDCLELHYAAETKLFLPVENIELLSRYGSDQTTVELDRLGGSGWQTRKAKLKNRIREIAGELIKIAAERHLHEAPKLPVQPGLYDEFCARFPYDETEDQLGAIESTLKDLELGRPMDRLICGDVGFGKTEVALRAAFAVALEGKQVAVVVPTTLLARQHHKTFIDRFRGFPVQVEQASRLIPAKQLNQVKKGITDGSVDIVVGTHALLGKAIKFRDLGLVIVDEEQHFGVTHKERLKQLRAEVHVLTLSATPIPRTLQLALTGVRELSIIASPPVDRLAVRTFVAPHDPLMIREALLRERYRGGQAFYVVPRIDDLAEVKDFLDKNVPEMKVAVAHGQMPPAVIEDIMTAFYDGKFDLLVSTTIVESGLDIPNANTLIVHRADMFGLAQLYQLRGRVGRSKLRAYALFTLPSQQKITAQAERRLTVLQSLETLGAGFQLASHDLDIRGAGNILGEQQSGHIKEVGFELYQSMLEEAIVNLKAGVSEPAADRWSPSITIGMPVLIPEDYVGDLSVRLSLYRRLADLDSEEEIENFGAEMRDRFGVLPDEVRYLFKVAAIKAFCRQANVGKIDAGPKGAVIAFRDSSFAHPDRLVSFIRSHGQAAKVRPDMKVVFFQDWETPEERLAGTTEIMRQLAQLAQSKKAA; encoded by the coding sequence ATGAAACAGCCGTCGAAATCGCCGGCCGAGCTGCTCACGCCCGGCCGCGCGCTGACGCTTGCCAATGTCGCCGAAGGCGCCGAGGGCCTGGTCATCTCGGATCTCGCGCGCGCCATCGCCGCCCGGCCGAAGAAGCCGGCTGTCAGCCTTGCGGTCATCTGCCGCGATGGCCCGCGCATGCAGCAGCTCGAACGCGCGCTGCAATTCTTCGCGCCCGATCTGCCGGTGCTCCAGTTCCCGGCCTGGGACTGCCAGCCCTATGACCGCGTCTCGCCCCATGGCGGCATCCTGGCGCAGCGCCTGACCACGCTGGCCCGGCTTGCCTCGCTGACCGGCAGCGACAAGCCGCTGATCGTGCTGACCACGGTGAATGCCATCGTGCAGCACGTGCCGACGCGCGATCTGGTCGCGGCGCAGGCGCTGTCGGTCGCGCCCGGCAACGTCGTGCCGATGGACACCATCGTCGCCTGGCTCGAGCACAACGGCTACAACCGTTCCTCGACCGTGCGCGAGCCCGGCGAATATGCCGTGCGCGGCGGTATCCTCGATCTCTTCCCGGCGGGCCTCGATCAGCCCGTCCGCTTCGACTTTTTCGGCGACAGCCTGGAATCGATCCGCTCCTTCGACGCCGAGACCCAGCGCACGCTGCTCGACATGCGCTCGCTCGATCTGGTGCCGATCTCCGAATTCCAGCTCGTCACCGACACCATCCGCCGCTTTCGCATGGGCTATGTCGCCGAGTTCGGCGCGCCCGAGCGTGACGATGCGCTTTATGAGGCCGTCAGCGAAGGCCGCCGCCATCCCGGCATGGAGCACTGGCTACCGCTATTCCAGGACCGGATGGACACGCTGTTCGACTATCTGCAAGGCGCGGCTGTCGCGATCGAGCCGCAGGCCGAGGACGCCGTGCGCGAGCGCTTCAAGCAGATCGTCGACTACTACCAGGCCCGGCGCGATGCGATGGAGCATCCGGGCGGCGGCGCCATCTACAAGCCGTTGCCGCCGGACCGGCTCTATCTGACCGAAGACGAGTGGGGCAAGCGGCTTGGCGACGTCCCGCTGGCGCGGCTGACGCAGTTCTCCGTGCCGGCCGACGGCGCGAGTGTCGTCGATGCCGGCGCACGCAAGGGCCGCGACTTCGCGCCGGAGCGCAACGACACCACCGTGAATGTGTTCGAGACCGTCGTCGCGCATGTGATGGCGTTGCATGCCCAGCGCAAGAAGGTTGTGATCACGCTGTGGACCGAAGGTTCGCGCGACCGCATGACTTCGATGCTGCGCGACCACAAGCTGACCCACACCACCAGTGTCAACAGCTGGCGGACGGTGCAGGCCACCCCGCGCAACGAGACCATGCTCGCCGTGCTCGGCCTTGAAAGCGGTTTCGAGACCGACGAGATCGCGCTGATCAGCGAGCAGGACATCCTCGGCGACCGCCTGGTGCGGCCGCGCAAGGCGAGCCGCAAGCTCGACAATTTCATCTCGGAAATCACGAGTCTGGCGGCCGGCGACATCGTCGTGCACGTCGACCACGGCATCGGCCGCTTCATCGGCCTCCAGACCCTCGACGTCGCCGGCGCGCCGCATGACTGCCTCGAGCTGCACTATGCCGCCGAGACCAAGCTGTTCCTGCCGGTCGAGAACATCGAGCTGTTGTCGCGCTACGGCTCCGACCAGACCACGGTCGAGCTCGACCGTCTCGGCGGTTCTGGCTGGCAGACCCGCAAGGCCAAGCTGAAGAACCGCATCCGCGAGATCGCGGGCGAGTTGATCAAGATCGCCGCCGAGCGCCATTTGCACGAGGCGCCAAAGCTGCCGGTGCAGCCGGGCCTCTATGACGAGTTCTGTGCGCGCTTCCCCTATGACGAGACCGAGGACCAGCTGGGGGCGATCGAATCCACGCTGAAGGATCTCGAACTCGGCCGTCCCATGGATCGGCTGATCTGCGGCGACGTCGGCTTCGGCAAGACCGAGGTGGCATTGCGCGCAGCCTTTGCGGTCGCGCTCGAAGGCAAGCAGGTTGCGGTGGTCGTCCCGACCACGCTGCTCGCGCGCCAGCATCACAAGACCTTCATCGACCGCTTCCGCGGCTTCCCGGTGCAGGTGGAGCAGGCCTCGCGCCTGATCCCGGCCAAGCAGCTCAACCAGGTCAAGAAGGGCATCACCGACGGTTCGGTCGACATCGTCGTCGGCACCCATGCGCTGCTCGGCAAGGCGATCAAGTTCCGCGACCTCGGCCTCGTCATCGTCGACGAGGAGCAGCATTTTGGCGTCACCCACAAGGAGCGGCTGAAGCAGCTGCGCGCCGAGGTGCATGTGCTGACGCTCTCGGCGACGCCAATCCCGCGCACGCTTCAGTTGGCGCTCACCGGCGTCCGCGAGCTTTCGATCATTGCATCGCCTCCAGTCGATCGCCTGGCGGTCCGCACCTTCGTCGCCCCGCACGATCCCCTGATGATCCGCGAGGCGCTCTTGCGCGAGCGCTATCGCGGTGGCCAGGCGTTCTACGTGGTGCCGCGCATCGACGACCTCGCCGAGGTCAAGGATTTCCTCGACAAGAACGTGCCGGAGATGAAGGTCGCGGTCGCGCACGGGCAGATGCCGCCCGCGGTGATCGAGGACATCATGACCGCGTTCTACGACGGCAAGTTTGACCTCCTGGTCTCGACCACCATCGTGGAGTCCGGCCTCGACATCCCGAACGCCAACACCTTGATCGTGCATCGCGCCGACATGTTCGGCCTGGCCCAGCTCTATCAGCTCCGCGGCCGCGTCGGCCGCTCCAAGCTGCGCGCCTATGCGCTGTTCACGCTGCCGTCGCAGCAGAAGATCACGGCGCAGGCCGAGCGCCGCCTCACCGTGCTGCAATCGCTGGAGACGCTCGGCGCGGGCTTCCAGCTCGCCTCGCACGACCTCGACATCCGCGGCGCCGGCAATATCCTGGGCGAGCAGCAGTCCGGCCACATCAAGGAGGTCGGCTTCGAGCTCTATCAGTCGATGCTGGAGGAGGCGATCGTCAACCTCAAGGCCGGCGTCTCCGAGCCCGCGGCGGACCGCTGGTCGCCGTCGATCACCATCGGCATGCCGGTGCTGATTCCGGAGGATTACGTCGGCGACCTCTCGGTGCGGCTGTCGCTCTACCGGCGCCTCGCCGATCTCGACAGCGAGGAGGAGATCGAGAATTTTGGCGCCGAAATGCGCGACCGTTTTGGCGTGCTGCCGGACGAGGTGCGCTACCTCTTCAAGGTCGCCGCGATCAAGGCGTTCTGCCGCCAGGCCAATGTCGGGAAGATCGATGCCGGCCCGAAGGGCGCCGTGATCGCCTTCCGCGACAGTTCATTCGCGCATCCCGATCGCCTGGTGTCGTTCATCCGCAGCCACGGCCAGGCTGCGAAGGTGCGGCCCGACATGAAGGTGGTATTCTTCCAGGACTGGGAGACACCGGAAGAGCGGCTCGCCGGCACCACCGAGATCATGCGCCAGCTGGCGCAGCTCGCGCAAAGCAAGAAGGCGGCGTAG